Within the uncultured Fusobacterium sp. genome, the region TTTCAGAAGATAGAGATATTGTGATTGATTTTAAAAGTGGAGATTTTTATAAAGTAATTCAACTCAATAAAAAAGCAAAAAGATTGTGTTGGTTACATAATGAGATAACAAAGGTAAGTAGTTATTCTAAAAGAAAAGAAAGACTTGAAAAATTTTTTAATACATGTGAAAAAGTTATATGTATATGTAATGAAATGAAGGATAATTTAATAAAAGAAATGCCAAGCATTCAAAATAAAATAGAAGTATTTTATAACTGTTTTGATATACAAAAAATAGAGGAATTAAGTAAAGATACTTTTGATTTGAATTTTGATGATAAAAAAAAATTAAATGATAAATATTTTATTATGGTTGGGAGATTGGATGATGTACAGAAAGATTTTTCAACCTTGATAGATACTTATGAAATTTATTATAAAAGAAATGTTGAAAAAAGTATTAAATTGTATTTATTAGGAGAGGGTCCAGATAGAGATAAAATAGAAAAAACATTAAAAAATAAAGGATTAGAAAAGAAGATATTATTATTAGGAGCAAAAAAAAATCCATATCCTTGGATAAAAAATTCTAAATTTTTAATTCATTCTTCTAAATTTGAAGGATTGCCAACAGTATTAATAGAAGCTCTTATATTAGGAAAAAATATAATATCTACTGATTGTCCAACAGGTCCTAAGGAAATATTAG harbors:
- a CDS encoding glycosyltransferase, with amino-acid sequence MKKKKILFYTSGIGLGGVEKVLLELLKFIDKEKYDIKVAFQNGDERYFESEIPKDIQYKFMLDEKIIGKTIYFKERKKKNLIYKICYLFMMKYEKMIIKKEFLKFSEDRDIVIDFKSGDFYKVIQLNKKAKRLCWLHNEITKVSSYSKRKERLEKFFNTCEKVICICNEMKDNLIKEMPSIQNKIEVFYNCFDIQKIEELSKDTFDLNFDDKKKLNDKYFIMVGRLDDVQKDFSTLIDTYEIYYKRNVEKSIKLYLLGEGPDRDKIEKTLKNKGLEKKILLLGAKKNPYPWIKNSKFLIHSSKFEGLPTVLIEALILGKNIISTDCPTGPKEILENGKIGTLVEIGNIQKMANAIEEKVKVEENIKSLFESSKRFDGQKIIKNVEKMLEIV